One Neomonachus schauinslandi chromosome 9, ASM220157v2, whole genome shotgun sequence DNA segment encodes these proteins:
- the LOC110585529 gene encoding olfactory receptor 4K13-like — MNVDLLKNTSSVSEFILLGLSNSQEIQIFLFAIFFLVYVAIIVGNLLIVISVIVDNHLHSPMYFFLANLSFFDLCLSSAATPKVTADFLRKRKTISLWGCMAQMFFMHFFGGGEMSLLIAMAMDRYVAICKPLHYKTIMNRRALIVFLLLSWATGFIHTTSQMVFTVGLPFCGPNAVDSIFCDLPLIIKLACTDTYILELLVIANSGLLSLVCFILLLISYIVMLVTIWQHSSTASSKAVSTLSAHITVVTLFFGPAIFIYAFPFNSYSVDKFLSVFYSIITPLLNPIIYTLRNQEMKAAIKRLSSQHLGSWLTS, encoded by the coding sequence ATGAATGTGGATCTCCTGAAAAACACATCAAGTGTTTCTGAGTTCATCTTGCTGGGACTTTCCAATTCTCAAGAAATTCAAATATTCCTTTTTGCAATCTTCTTTCTTGTCTATGTAGCCATCATAGTAGGAAACCTCCTCATTGTGATCTCTGTGATAGTTGACAACCATCTTCACTCCCCCATGTATTTCTTTCTggcaaatttatcattttttgacTTATGTCTTTCTTCTGCTGCAACTCCCAAAGTGACTGCAGACTTCCTTAGAAAACGCAAGACCATTTCCTTGTGGGGCTGCATGGCCCAGATGTTTTTTATGCACTTCTTTGGGGGTGGAGAGATGTCTCTTCTGATAGCTATGGCCATGGATAGGTATGTTGCCATATGCAAACCCTTGCACTATAAGACCATCATGAATCGCAGGGCACTCATTGTGTTTCTACTGCTCTCGTGGGCAACTGGGTTCATACATACCACCAGCCAGATGGTTTTCACTGTAGGTTTACCTTTCTGTGGTCCTAATGCTGTGGACAGCATTTTCTGTGACCTTCCCCTGATCATCAAGCTTGCCTGCACTGACACCTATATCCTAGAACTGTTGGTGATTGCAAACAGTGGACTCCTCTCCCTGGTCTGCTTCATTCTATTGCTCATATCCTATATTGTCATGCTGGTCACCATCTGGCAGCACTCCTCCACTGCATCCTCCAAAGCAGTGTCCACACTATCTGCTCACATCACTGTGGTCACTCTCTTCTTTGGCCCTGCTATCTTCATCTATGCTTTCCCATTCAATAGTTACTCTGTAGATaagtttctttctgtgttttactCTATAATCACCCCCCTCCTTAATCCAATTATTTATACTCTGAGGAATCAGGAAATGAAAGCAGCTATTAAGAGACTCAGCAGCCAGCATCTTGGTTCCTGGCTCACTTCCTAA